The window ATCGTCCACGTTTGGGAGTCGCCCTGGGAGAACCTCCAGATCGTGATCGGGCCGGCGATCGTCCTGGGCCTGGCCCAGGGCGCCTATATCGCACGGATGTCCCGCTCGTGCCTCCTCGAGGTCATCGGCGAGGACTACGTGCGCACGGCCCGCGCCAAAGGCGCGCCGGAGCGGCAGGTGGTGCTCGGCCACGCCCTGCCTAACGCACTGCTGCCGGTCATCACGATCTCGGGCGTGCTCCTGGGCTTCGTGCTGGGCGGCTCGGTAGCGGTGGAGCAGGCTTTCGGCGTCCCGGGCCTGGGCCGCTCGCTCGTGACCGCGTTGATCGAGCGCGACATCATCGTGGTCCAGAACCTCGTCCTGCTCTACGCGGTCATCTTCGTGCTGGTGAACTTCGTCGTCGACTTGAGCTATGCGTGGCTCGATCCGCGCATCCGCTATGCGTGAAGGCGATCGCGCCCCCGAGGGGCGCTCCCTTCTCCGCGAGCTCGCCGGCTTCGCCCGGCGCAATACGCTGTCCGCCGCCGGCGGCATCGTGGGCCTGCTCATCATCGCGATGGCCGTCACCGCGCCCTGGGTCGCGCCCCTGGACCCGCTGAAGACCAACTTCAAGCGCATGAACAGGCCGCCCGACGCCCAGTCGTTTTTCGGGACCGACCAGGTGGGGCGGGATACGCTGTCGCGCGTCATTCACGGCGCCCGCACGTCGCTCTTCGTCGCCTTCGCGGCCGTGCTGATGGGAACGACGGTGGGCTCGCTCTGGGGCGTGGCCTGCGGCTACCTTGGCGGCCGTTTCGATCTCGCCAGCCAGCGCGTGATGGAGATCCTCCAGGCATTCCCAGATTTGATTCTCGCCATGGCCATCTCCGTGGCCTTCGGCACGGGGCTCCCCGCCGTGATCATTGCCATCGCGATCACGCGCCTGCCGTTCGGCGGGCGGGTTATCCGCTCGGTGGCGATCACCGTGCGCGAGATGGCGTATGTCGAGGCGGCGCGGGCCAGCGGGGCCTCCGCGTTCCGCATCATGCGCCTCCACGTCCTGCCCCAATGCGTCGCTCCCTATCTCGTGCTCGCGTCCACCCACCTGGGCGTGGCCATCGTTATCGAAGCGGCGCTCGGTTTCCTCGGCGTCGGGGTGCCCCCGCCGACCGCCACGTGGGGCAACATGCTCGCGGACTCGATCACGGGACTCGTGCCGCAGTGGTGGCTCGTGCTCTTTCCGGGGCTCGCGATCACCGTCACGGTACTGGCCTTCAACCTCCTCGGTGACGGCATACGCGACACGCTCGATCCGCGGCTCTCGCCAGGATTCCTCCGCCTCGTCACGGGTGCGGGGCGCAGCGCGCGCGCCGCGCCGGCGCTGACCGCGGCCCGGCCCGGCGCCGCCTCCTGAGGCGCGGACAGTTCTGCTCTCGGGCGTCGGGATGATCGCAGCTTCGGGACGATGAACATCCTCCGACCAGAACATGGATTATGCTGGCGGCAAGCCCATCAACGTCGTGAAGCCCTAGGTGCTGCGGAAATCGCCTCGACCCGCCTGAGCGCTGCGCGGTAGTAGAACCACTTGCCACGACGGATCAGTATGCGGAACCGTGCCGCCGTTGTACCGCCTCCCGTGTAGTAGGATCTGATACACGACGACGCGTAACGACTGAACTCGCCGGACTCTCTCGCACCGTCGCCCCACGTGATGGCCCCAACGGGATTCGAACCCGTGTTTCAGTCACGATCCCGTTTTTGCCAGCAGTTTCACATAGTTCTTGGCCGCAAACCCTTCGAAAACCGACGCGACTAAAACATGCAGCGTGAGTTCTCTGAAACATCCTTCGCCTGTGTGCTGGTCCAAATCGGGGGCCCGCGCTCACCGAAATCAAACCTGTTGGCTTTTGAGGTGGAACTCATCTGACGATCCACTCGGGTGTCTGAGTCTCGAGGAAGTGAGAATCGGATGGGACTGCCGGCGGGAATGTCCTGGGAAGACGGGAATCGGACTGGGGTGCCCCTGACCACAATCGCTCCGAGGCGAACCTCTCTGCCCCCGGGTTCCGGTAGGGTGCCGGGAGATCTGTATACGGCGAAATCCTCAACCCCGGCATGGTCCGGTTCGTCGGGCTCAGGTCCGTTGTTGCCAATCAAATCTACGAAGCTGCCAATGATTTCCATCATGGCCTCGCCTTCGCTGGCTGTGGAACGCTTAAAAGCAGCACAAATTGACGATCTTGATCACCTGACGCGACCCCCGGGCGATCATGCGGAGATGCCCGTAGCGGAGTCGGAGAACTGGGTCGTCCCTACCGCACTTCGGGCATGGGCAAGTCGGTCGGCGCCAGATAGGCGACGGTGATGTGAGCTACGCCCGTCCTCGAAAAAAATGAACGGCCAACGAAATGAGCGCGACGAGCAAAAGAATGTGAATCAGGACACCCGAAGCGCGAAACACAATCCAGCCGAACCCCCACACCACCATGAGGACGATAAACAGGGTCAAGAACATGGCGTCTCCTTCGTTGGACGGTTCTTCCGTTTCGCCTTCGCCCGTCGCGCAAGAACCCTGCGGCGCGGCGGTCGGGGCGAGCCGGGTTCGTCGAGCTAGGTCCGCGGGGTCACGGGCACGGGTCTGGCCGCTGCTCCTCCTGCCAGAGCGTGTCGCACTTGCCGTGCAGGTGCAAGACGAGGCCGAGGGGAGCTCGATACGACACCTGCGGGCCTGCGTCCTCACACACAATGCAGGCTGCAAAGAGGTCAGGGGGACCGACGTGGCGCTGGCCTGGCACGGATCGGCCCGCCTCGTTGACGAGGGAGCCATCAGGTTGGACCTGGGGCAGGATGCCCGAGGTCAAGAGGTCACGGATCTTGGCGCGGAGCATCCGGTCAGACTGCATTGCGATTAGGTCGCACGCCTCTTCGCGTTCGCCCGACGTGGTTGACTGGCCGTCTTGAGCGGCGTCCGCTTCGGCCATCGTCCCCGTGGGAGCCAAAAGCTAACCCGTCTCAGTCCGGGCGTGTACGACGGAAACGCCGCGGAGTCGTGTCCGCACTCGATGCAGCGCTCGCCCCGACTTGCCGCACACGCATCGCGCTCGTGATCGCAGGCGGGGGCTCCCTCGCAATAGATGCACATGATGAATTTGGGGTGACTTCAATCGAGAGTCTACCGTGCTACACCCATGGGCCGCCGCCTATCATTTCTATCTCTTGCGCGGTCTCCTCGCGGGGCGCTTGCGCGTGCGAGGCATCCGCGATGCCGTCTCCTTGACCCGGCGAGCCAGCAACTCCTTCACCTCTCGCTTCCCCATCCTCCGTAACGCCACCAGGTGGACGCGGTTCTGGCCAGAAGGTGTGGAGTCTCCGGCCACCCAGTGGGCCACGGCTGTCGCGCTCACACCCACAAGCCGCGCCAGGGCCGTCTGACTCAGCCCAAGGCGCTGCCGCAAGCTCTCAATAAGCCGAGGCGAGAGGCGCGCGGCCTTCGCGTCTTCCTCGGACACCTGCGGGATCGCCGGAGAAGCCTCCATGAGCCGCTTCCAGCCTACCGCGTTCCGGCGCAGGGTCGTGACCGTCGCTTGGAGGTCCGTCACTTTCTTTCGGAGCCGAACGACCTCTCGCCGCAGCGGCGTGACAACCACGCGGACTTGCCTCCGGGCTCCTCGCGCAATCGCCTCCTTGATCACCGTTTCCAGTTTTCCCAACGAGCGTCTCCTCGTGAAGGTCAGACAACGATCGAGCCAGAGCGGACTGCCGTAACGATTGTCCAGTCGGCCACCTGAAAGGGCAAGTCCGAGCGCCTGGCCCCGCCACGTCGCCTTCTACCAGGACGCCGGCCCCTTCCGGATTGTCATGTCGGATATCCCCCTTGAATGGCCATACGGACTCCTTTCGCCTGGTGGTAGTGTGCCACAAGCATCCCGACTGACAAGCGCGACGTTCATCACTGGAGCACCTCATCCGCCCGCAGCAGCAGCGACGGCGGGATGGTTAGGCCCAGGGCCTTAGCGGTCTTGAGGTTGATCACCGGCGCGAAGTTCGTCGGCCGCTCGATGGGGTTGTCGCTAGGCTTGGCGCCGTTCAGGATCCTGTCCGCGTCGGTAGCGGACCGGCGGAACATCTCCATGAGGTTGGGTCCGTAGAGGAGCAGACCACCGTCACTCACGAACTCTCTGAACTCGTTCATGGCCGGAATGCGATGCTCCACCGCGAAGCGAACAATCCGGCTCCGCTGGCTCACGATGAGGAGATCCGCAGGCGCACCCATTCATCGCACTCCTTTGGCGAACTCACTTTCTTGGATGAAGCGCCAACCTGCGCGCTCCGCAGCGCCCCGGTCGTCGCTCGCACCGGAAATGCCGAGGATGTTGCC is drawn from Candidatus Methylomirabilota bacterium and contains these coding sequences:
- a CDS encoding ABC transporter permease → MREGDRAPEGRSLLRELAGFARRNTLSAAGGIVGLLIIAMAVTAPWVAPLDPLKTNFKRMNRPPDAQSFFGTDQVGRDTLSRVIHGARTSLFVAFAAVLMGTTVGSLWGVACGYLGGRFDLASQRVMEILQAFPDLILAMAISVAFGTGLPAVIIAIAITRLPFGGRVIRSVAITVREMAYVEAARASGASAFRIMRLHVLPQCVAPYLVLASTHLGVAIVIEAALGFLGVGVPPPTATWGNMLADSITGLVPQWWLVLFPGLAITVTVLAFNLLGDGIRDTLDPRLSPGFLRLVTGAGRSARAAPALTAARPGAAS
- a CDS encoding DUF5670 family protein, with the translated sequence MAPSSTRRADPCQASATSVPLTSLQPALCVRTQARRCRIELPSASSCTCTASATRSGRRSSGQTRARDPADLARRTRLAPTAAPQGSCATGEGETEEPSNEGDAMFLTLFIVLMVVWGFGWIVFRASGVLIHILLLVALISLAVHFFRGRA
- a CDS encoding ABC transporter substrate binding protein, with translation MGAPADLLIVSQRSRIVRFAVEHRIPAMNEFREFVSDGGLLLYGPNLMEMFRRSATDADRILNGAKPSDNPIERPTNFAPVINLKTAKALGLTIPPSLLLRADEVLQ